Genomic DNA from Pseudomonadota bacterium:
AAATAAACACTTGAATCCTTGAATCCTGGACCACTTGGACCCTTTCTCCCAAGTAATTGGGAGAAGACTAGTTAATTGATAAGAGGTGAATATATGCTGGAAATGTTTAAAAGCGGCGGACCTGTTATGTATCCGCTTTTATTGTGTTCAATAATGGCTATGGCAATAATTATTGATCGTTGTTATTTCTGGATTCTTACAGGAATGAGAAGAAACAGGGATCTTGTAAACGATGTTCTTGATCTTTGTCGCAAGGGTGATTGGGATGCCGTTAGAGCAAGATCCACCGGTTCGAATAATTATGTTGTAAGAGTTCTTATAAGCGGGATTTTACATCGTGAATATTCTCTGACAAAAGCAATGGAGTCTGCCGCAGCAGAAGAAATAAAACGTATGAGCAGATATATGGGAGTATTGGATACCATTATTACAGTAGCCCCGCTTCTTGGAATATTAGGAACCGTTACAGGAATTATAAAATCATTTGAAGTGCTGGGAGCAGGAGGGCTTGATAATCCTCAATCGGTTACAGGAGGCATTGCAGAAGCATTGATTACAACTGCTGCCGGACTTTCAATAGCTATACCTTCGGTATTTTTTTACAATTATTTTAACTCATGCATTCAACGTGCGGGCCAGATTATTGAAAAATACGCCACAAGTTTTGAAATTGTCTATGAAAAAGTTGTTACAGCATCGGATGGTAATAAAGGAAATAAAGAATGAAAGTCAAAATACCATCTGCTCAAAAAAGCAGGATCGAAATGATCCCTCTTATTGATATTGTTTTTCTGGTTCTTGTATCATTTATTTATGCAACCCTTTCCATGGCTGTGCATAAAGGCATGCCTGTATGCCTTCCTAAATCAAGTGCTGTAAAACCTGAAAAAAAACTGGTGCTTTCCGTTACAATTGATGCGGAAGGCAAAATCTATGTGAATAAACAAGAAGTATTGCTTGAAGATTTGAGCGTAACACTTTCTAATATGGCCAAAGGGCATACTGATCCTGGAGTTTTGCTTTTTGCAGACAAAAGCATTTCATACCAGGAACTTTTTAAAGTTTTAGATAAAATTAAAATATCAGGATTGGAGCGTATTTCTCTACAGGCAGAGGCGGAAAGATAAATGAAGCGTCTGCTGGTTGCCATAGTACTGGCGCTTATGTTTCATGCCGGTTTGATGGCGCTTAATTTAGGTTGGTTTTTTGAAAAAAACATTAAATTGCCAAAGGCTGATTTTGTTGAAGTAACAATATCATATCGCGAGCCACCTCCTAAACCTGTAGTAAAAATAAAAAAAGTTAAGCCTGTTGAAAAACCGAAAATAAAGCCTAAAAAAACAGTAATACCTCCAAAAAAAATTGAGCCAATACCGGTTCCGGTAGAAGAGATCATTTTACCTGATAAAAGGGAAATAGAAAATGACCAACCTGAAATAATATCGGAGCCTGTAGAAGATAATAAGGATAATGAAGAAATTGAGGAAGAAACTGATAATATAATAACTGATGAAAACATATCAGAAGAGAATAATACGGATGATGATATTGCTACTGCAAATGTTATACGGGAAGCATACCCTTTATATAAAACCAATCCTCCTCCTGCATATCCGCGAATAGCCAGAAGAAGAGGTTATCAGGGTATAGTAATATTAAATGTTTTAGTTGATGAAAACGGCCGGGTAAAAAATTTAAAATTATTTACTTCAAGCGGCCATAGCATTTTAGATAAAGCGGCATTAAATTCAGTTAAAACTTGGGTTTTTGAACCTGGAACGAAGGGGCGAAGTAGGATGGCAATGTGGGTAAGAGTGCCAATACGATTCGAGTTGAAGTAGGGCGGGGCTATATACCCATAGCACTATCTTAATGAATAAATAACAACTACATGAAAGTAATTTGAATATCGAATATAGAACAAGGAAACAACCCCCTTAATCCCCCTTTTATAAGGGGGAATGAATATCGAAGGAAGATAAACGATATGATATCGAAGATCGTTGGTTGAAACTTTTAATATCAATATTTGTTAAAAGTATTAAAACTGAAAAATAAAAAATATTCATAATTCGAAATTCCTTGTTCGTTTTTTTAAAGACACACTTAAATATTAACATAGCGCTTATGGGTTTTATACCCTGCCGAAATATGGTAAAGGAGTTAAAGATGTATCTTTACTGGCGTATACAGCAGGATTTGAACTGTCTTGGTGAAACCATACAATTTACTGATCCGAGCTTTATAAGATGCTATCGGCAATGGCTGAGAAAAAATCTGGCAGGTATAGCCCTTGCGGAAGGTTTTGAAGTTGAAGAATTGCTTATACAAAGTTTAAGTGAAACGAATTAACGATTATCATAAGAGCCAGTTTCAAAACGCCCCATTTTGGCCGATCTCTGCGTTGGGCTCAAATTTTAATCCTCGAAATACTCAATTTATTATCCTATCCCGCTTTTGGAATGCATGTAACCGAACGTGCGGAGCTTTGTTACAAAATCTTAAAAGATATGAGGGCTTTTAACCTTATTTTTAGATATTTCAGAATTTGTATTTATCCGGAAAACTGTAAATCACTTCGTATTGAGTATTATACCGTTAGAAAAATTAGTATCGAATAAGAATTTTCTTGTTAAGAAATTTTTGTTTTAGTATTTTTACGGAAACTATAGAATAACTTATGTCGTTGCGCTATCGCACGCGCTTATTTGTATTTTGATTGGGAAAGATATCCTATGGCTGTTTTCGTGTTGATTGGCGGTGGTGAACTTCGTGATTTAGAAACCTTAAAAATTGATGAAAGCATTGTCCAGCTTTCTAATACTACAAATCCAAAACTGCTATTTATTCCAACTGCAAGTCATGATTCAGAAGGATATATAAAGACTATTGAAGAAGTATTCGGGGAAAAACTTGGATGTATTTGTGATTCCTTGTGTGTATCAAATAGTAATATTACATATAGTGAAATTGAATTGAAAATTGGAAGCGCTGATATCATTTATGTTGGTGGTGGAGATACAAAATACTTAATCGATATATGGAAAAAAGAGAAGGTTGATAGAGCGTTAAAAAAGGTAATAAATACGAATAAAGTTCTTTGTGGATTAAGTGCTGGATCTATGTGTTGGTTTGAAAAAGGTATTA
This window encodes:
- a CDS encoding peptidase E encodes the protein MAVFVLIGGGELRDLETLKIDESIVQLSNTTNPKLLFIPTASHDSEGYIKTIEEVFGEKLGCICDSLCVSNSNITYSEIELKIGSADIIYVGGGDTKYLIDIWKKEKVDRALKKVINTNKVLCGLSAGSMCWFEKGISDTEIFSSNTEWNYSLIDGLKIIPGIHCPHLDDREDEDAFNRYLKKKDIEFIGIENNCAIVIENDKYRIIQSNKNKHAYLVKVKNGNITKEKLNEFGNISEFK
- a CDS encoding energy transducer TonB; the encoded protein is MKRLLVAIVLALMFHAGLMALNLGWFFEKNIKLPKADFVEVTISYREPPPKPVVKIKKVKPVEKPKIKPKKTVIPPKKIEPIPVPVEEIILPDKREIENDQPEIISEPVEDNKDNEEIEEETDNIITDENISEENNTDDDIATANVIREAYPLYKTNPPPAYPRIARRRGYQGIVILNVLVDENGRVKNLKLFTSSGHSILDKAALNSVKTWVFEPGTKGRSRMAMWVRVPIRFELK
- a CDS encoding biopolymer transporter ExbD — encoded protein: MKVKIPSAQKSRIEMIPLIDIVFLVLVSFIYATLSMAVHKGMPVCLPKSSAVKPEKKLVLSVTIDAEGKIYVNKQEVLLEDLSVTLSNMAKGHTDPGVLLFADKSISYQELFKVLDKIKISGLERISLQAEAER
- a CDS encoding MotA/TolQ/ExbB proton channel family protein, with translation MLEMFKSGGPVMYPLLLCSIMAMAIIIDRCYFWILTGMRRNRDLVNDVLDLCRKGDWDAVRARSTGSNNYVVRVLISGILHREYSLTKAMESAAAEEIKRMSRYMGVLDTIITVAPLLGILGTVTGIIKSFEVLGAGGLDNPQSVTGGIAEALITTAAGLSIAIPSVFFYNYFNSCIQRAGQIIEKYATSFEIVYEKVVTASDGNKGNKE